GGCGCTGCTGGCCGCCTGTACCTCACTGTCTTCGTTCAGCGGCATGGGGTGCAGTCCCAACTCACGAAACAGTTTCTGGTCGACATCGGTCTCCGGGTTCGGTGTCGTCAACAGCCGGTCGCCGTAGAAAATGGAGTTGGCGCCGGCAAAGAAGCACAGGGCCTGCAGATGATCCGGCATCTCCTGTCGGCCGGCCGAGAGCCGGACCATGCTCCGCGGCAAGGCGATGCGGGCCACGGCAATGGTACGCACGAACTCCAGCGGCTCCAGCGCCGGGAGTCCCTCATCCGCTTTGCTAGCCAGGGGTGTGCCGGCGATGCGCACCAGGAGATTGATCGGCACACTTTCCGGTTGCGGATCAAGACCCGCCAGTTCGGCGATCAGGCCCGCACGCTGCCGACGCGACTCTCCCATTCCCACAATGCCACCGCAACATACCTTGATGCCGGCGTCGCGGACCTTGTTGAGGGTATCGAGACGATCGTCGTAACCATGGGTATGGATAATCTCGCCGTAGAAATCCGGCGCCGTGTCGAGATTGTGGTTGTAGTAGTCGAGCCCGGCCCCGGCCAGGCGCTCAGCCTGACCGTCCTTGAGCATCCCCAGGGTGGCGCAGGTCTCCAGCCCGAGGTCGCGCACCGCCCGGATCATGGCCTCCACCGCACCCAAATCCCGGTCCTTGGGACCGCGCCAGGCGGCGCCCATGCAAAACCGTGTGGCGCCGCGATCGCGCGCTTCCTTTGCCGCGACCAGCACGTCTTCCAGTGGCATCAGACCTTCATTTTCCACGCCCGTGTGGTAGCGCGCCGACTGCGAACAATACCCGCAATCCTCTGAGCACCCTCCGGTTTTGATCGACAGAAGCGTGCTGACCTGAACGGCATTGGGATCAAAATGCTCCCGGTGAACCGTCTGCTCCCCGAAGCTAGGGGAAGGCTCTACGCTTGTCAACCATGGACAGCGGTCCAGGTTGACGGAGACCTAGTTGCTGAAATTCTTGATGGTGTCGCCGTAATCGCCCGCCATGGAACGAAGGGTCGGAAGATCCAGCAGGGAAACATGGCGGCTCTCCACCTTGAGCAGACCTTCGTCCTGAAATCGCGAAAACAGGCGGCTGACCGTTTCCAGGGCCAGGCCCAGGTAGTCACCCAGATCCTGGCGCGACATGCTCAACATGAAGTCGGTCTCGGAGCGGCCCAGCCGGGCAAATCGGCGAGAGAAACTCAACAGGCAGGCCGCCAAACGCTCCTCGGCATTCATCTTGCCAAGCATGAGCAGCAACTCGCCGTCGGCCACAATTTCGCGACTGAGGATGCGAAACAGTTGGTGTTGTAGTCCGGGAATCTCGCGGGCGAGTTTCTCAAGGCCATCGAAGGGAATCTCGCAGACCTCGGCCGCCTCCAGGGCCACAGCATCGCAATGGTGACGGCTGGTACTGATCCCGTCCATACCCATCAACTCACCGGCCAGATGAAATCCGGTGATCTGTATGTCGCCGCCGAGGGAGATTTCGTA
This is a stretch of genomic DNA from Acidiferrobacteraceae bacterium. It encodes these proteins:
- the fnr gene encoding fumarate/nitrate reduction transcriptional regulator Fnr yields the protein MTMKREVGANIVDLSRIKAACEECSLRELCLPLGLEKTDLAALERAVKRTHKVKKGDFLYRIGEPMGSLYALRSGSAKTYEISLGGDIQITGFHLAGELMGMDGISTSRHHCDAVALEAAEVCEIPFDGLEKLAREIPGLQHQLFRILSREIVADGELLLMLGKMNAEERLAACLLSFSRRFARLGRSETDFMLSMSRQDLGDYLGLALETVSRLFSRFQDEGLLKVESRHVSLLDLPTLRSMAGDYGDTIKNFSN